A DNA window from Agarivorans sp. TSD2052 contains the following coding sequences:
- a CDS encoding urea amidolyase associated protein UAAP2, translating to MIVESLLKPSLASRRDTVPAGDYYMQVVKAGQTVRILDLEGNQAADTLFYNADDPSERYSAIDTIREQANVYLTAGTTLQSNLGRPMLRITADTCGRHDTLGGACATESNTVRYALDKKCMHACRDSWLLAVAENEHFGLSKRDITHNINFFMNVPVTDEGGLSFEDGISGAGKYVELFAEMDVIVLLSNCPQLNNPCNAYNPTPVEVLVWDAA from the coding sequence ATGATCGTAGAAAGCTTACTTAAACCATCATTAGCCAGTAGACGAGATACCGTTCCTGCTGGTGATTACTACATGCAAGTTGTCAAAGCCGGGCAAACGGTACGTATTCTTGATTTAGAAGGCAACCAAGCAGCGGATACCTTGTTTTACAATGCCGATGATCCCAGTGAACGTTATAGCGCCATAGACACCATTCGTGAACAAGCCAACGTATATCTCACTGCGGGTACAACATTGCAATCAAATCTGGGCAGACCGATGCTACGGATCACAGCAGATACCTGCGGGCGCCATGACACCTTGGGTGGCGCATGCGCAACAGAAAGCAACACGGTTCGATATGCGCTAGACAAAAAATGCATGCATGCCTGTCGTGATAGTTGGTTATTAGCGGTAGCCGAAAATGAACACTTCGGTTTAAGCAAACGCGATATAACCCACAACATTAACTTCTTCATGAACGTACCGGTAACGGACGAGGGAGGGTTAAGTTTCGAAGACGGTATTAGCGGTGCCGGCAAATACGTAGAGCTGTTTGCCGAGATGGATGTCATCGTATTGCTGTCAAACTGCCCGCAATTAAACAACCCTTGTAACGCATATAATCCAACACCGGTTGAAGTGTTGGTGTGGGACGCAGCGTAG
- a CDS encoding ABC transporter ATP-binding protein gives MNTPIIEAKNVWKEYGNNVVLEKLNLVVNEGDFVSIVGASGCGKSTFLNLLLGNERASKGELLLDGAPLPEEPSSERGIVFQKYSVFPHLTAVQNVMLAEVFEQSPILVHLFGKAKQQAKQRALSMLAKVGLEQAADRYPAELSGGMQQRLAIAQALMKKPRILLLDEPFGALDPGIRKDMHKLIHQLWLEHKLTIFMITHDLSEGFSLGNRLWVFDKHRHDAQQPERYGAQVTFDIPISKDMKNQAMRPKLTAAAQLSLA, from the coding sequence ATGAACACTCCCATTATTGAAGCTAAAAATGTATGGAAAGAATACGGCAATAACGTGGTGCTAGAGAAACTGAACCTTGTGGTAAATGAAGGCGACTTTGTCAGCATTGTCGGTGCCTCGGGTTGTGGTAAGTCTACGTTCTTAAATTTGTTGTTAGGTAACGAGCGCGCGAGTAAAGGCGAACTGCTGCTAGATGGCGCGCCATTACCAGAAGAACCCAGCTCAGAGCGGGGTATTGTGTTTCAAAAATACTCGGTGTTTCCACACCTTACTGCAGTACAAAACGTGATGCTAGCAGAGGTATTTGAACAGTCTCCAATATTGGTGCATCTATTTGGTAAAGCTAAGCAACAAGCCAAGCAGCGTGCCTTAAGCATGTTAGCAAAAGTGGGTTTAGAGCAAGCTGCCGATCGCTATCCTGCGGAGCTATCGGGGGGGATGCAACAACGATTGGCGATTGCCCAAGCATTGATGAAGAAGCCACGGATCTTGTTACTGGATGAACCGTTTGGCGCCTTAGACCCGGGCATTCGTAAAGACATGCACAAGCTGATTCATCAATTATGGTTAGAACACAAACTCACTATTTTTATGATTACTCATGACCTTTCTGAAGGGTTTAGCTTAGGTAATCGGCTGTGGGTATTTGATAAACATCGCCATGATGCCCAGCAACCAGAGCGCTATGGAGCGCAGGTAACCTTTGATATTCCCATTTCAAAAGACATGAAAAACCAAGCGATGCGACCTAAATTGACCGCGGCCGCACAATTAAGCTTGGCTTAA
- a CDS encoding ABC transporter permease: protein MTRIINRKPSRISRLLLGLLPFVLLIAVYMMASQARLVDNPNDKLLPAMTSFVDAIQRMAFEPSKRTGDYLMLADTLASLTRLITGVTISALLALTIGIANGMVPFVRAPMSPLVTALSLVPPMAILPILFIVFGLGELSKVMLIIIGICPIMIRDLQLRTDALPQEQILKAQTLGASSWQTIVGVVLPQILPKLIESVRLTLGSAWLFLIAAEAIAATEGLGYRIFLIRRYLAMDVILPYVLWISLLAFVMDWLLRKFSSYAFRWYHQEQGEGE from the coding sequence ATGACCCGAATTATTAACCGTAAACCCAGCCGCATTTCGCGGCTGCTACTGGGCTTATTGCCTTTTGTGCTGTTAATCGCCGTGTACATGATGGCCTCACAAGCACGCTTGGTCGACAACCCTAATGACAAGCTATTGCCAGCAATGACCAGTTTTGTTGATGCAATACAACGGATGGCTTTTGAGCCCAGTAAACGCACCGGCGATTACTTGATGCTGGCCGATACGCTAGCCAGTCTAACTCGGTTAATCACAGGGGTAACCATTAGTGCGTTGCTTGCGTTAACAATAGGCATTGCCAACGGCATGGTGCCGTTTGTTAGGGCACCGATGTCACCCTTGGTTACCGCTTTATCGCTGGTGCCACCTATGGCGATTTTACCGATTTTGTTCATTGTGTTTGGCTTAGGTGAACTGTCTAAAGTGATGCTGATTATTATTGGTATTTGTCCGATTATGATCCGCGATTTGCAACTGCGAACCGATGCCTTACCGCAGGAGCAAATACTAAAGGCACAAACCTTAGGGGCCTCGAGTTGGCAAACCATCGTAGGTGTTGTTTTACCGCAAATCTTACCCAAATTAATAGAAAGTGTTCGTTTAACACTGGGTAGCGCTTGGCTATTTTTGATTGCCGCCGAAGCGATTGCTGCCACCGAAGGATTGGGTTATCGAATATTCCTTATCCGTCGTTACTTGGCCATGGATGTGATTCTTCCCTATGTATTATGGATCAGCCTTTTAGCCTTTGTGATGGATTGGCTACTGCGTAAATTCTCAAGTTACGCATTTCGCTGGTACCACCAAGAGCAAGGAGAGGGCGAATGA
- a CDS encoding urea amidolyase associated protein UAAP1, which produces MKDIIYTENIPGASHWSVLVPAGKTLRFTNTEGEANVSLLFYNPKDLLERFNAPDTLKCQHTFKLSKGNCLYSDMGRIFCSIVRDDTGWIDSVGGLANKQKVAEKWGERSYQRDSNQWLQNGYDSMLVELAKYGLGQRDMAANVNLFSKVAPDQQGNLSFDSSVSKAGDVIELRFEMDTLVLMTTCPHPMNTAVDYPKAGVEVAMCEALVPAEDDFCRNFRPENGRGFENTERYRCISQAQASLSCCG; this is translated from the coding sequence ATGAAAGACATCATTTATACCGAAAACATTCCAGGAGCTAGCCATTGGTCGGTATTGGTTCCTGCTGGTAAAACCCTGCGTTTTACCAACACTGAAGGTGAGGCGAACGTAAGCCTATTGTTTTATAACCCTAAAGATCTGTTAGAGCGTTTCAACGCTCCTGACACCTTGAAGTGCCAGCACACCTTTAAACTGAGTAAAGGCAACTGTTTGTATTCTGACATGGGGCGTATTTTTTGTTCCATCGTGCGAGATGATACCGGCTGGATAGATTCGGTGGGCGGCTTAGCGAACAAACAAAAAGTCGCTGAAAAATGGGGAGAGCGCAGCTATCAACGCGACAGCAACCAATGGCTACAAAATGGTTACGACAGCATGCTGGTTGAATTAGCCAAGTATGGTTTAGGCCAGCGCGATATGGCTGCCAACGTTAATCTATTTAGCAAGGTAGCACCGGATCAGCAGGGCAATTTGAGTTTTGACAGTTCGGTGAGCAAAGCGGGCGATGTTATTGAGTTGCGCTTTGAAATGGATACCTTAGTGCTGATGACAACCTGCCCACACCCAATGAATACCGCTGTAGATTATCCTAAGGCTGGGGTAGAGGTAGCGATGTGTGAGGCCTTAGTGCCCGCAGAAGATGACTTTTGCCGAAACTTCCGACCTGAAAACGGCCGTGGTTTTGAAAATACCGAGCGTTATCGTTGTATTAGCCAAGCGCAAGCAAGCCTTAGCTGCTGTGGCTAG
- the uca gene encoding urea carboxylase — MFEKVLIANRGAIACRIIRTLNKMGIASVAIYSEADADSLHISQATEAYSLGEGGASQTYLDTDKIFDIAKRSGAQAIHPGYGFLSENQQFVQQCEQHGLVFLGPTAEQMNAFGLKHRARELAEQAQVPLLPGSGLLDNSQQALEEAEGLGYPVMLKSTAGGGGIGMQRCDNPEQLSQAFDSVKRLSENNFSNAGLFLEKFITQARHIEVQVFGNGEGEIITLGERDCSAQRRNQKVIEETPAPNLSAALRSQIQQTAKQLTSSIHYRSAGTVEFVFDQKTQSFYFLEVNTRLQVEHGVTELIYGVDLVEWMVELGYAQFTQQSVSLDQRAANLSPKGHAIQVRLYAEDPNKDFQPNAGLLSHVAWPNPAHLLNSDFQQLRIDHWIESGVEISPFFDPMLAKLQFLAEDRDTAISGLLASLEASEVYGIEHNLAYLKQLLTLPSLISGELLTSSLNQFSYQAASVDVLAPGTQTTIQDYPARMGYWDIGVPPSGPMDALSFQLVNQLLGNKAQAAGLEITLQGPSLRFNQTCLIAVGGADIEIFVDNTAKEMWQVIKVDAGQTVRLGKVLDHGARAYMAVSGGIQCPDYLGSKSTFTLGQFGGHAGRALRSGDVLQLDPLAAYTPTDEFIVGRALTTTPVINKDWTIHVIYGPHGAPDFFTDDDIQQFFSANWQVHFNSSRTGVRLIGPKPDWARTDGGEAGLHPSNIHDNAYAVGTIDFTGDMPVILGPDGPSLGGFVCPATIIKADLWKMGQLKAGDSIRFVPVSIAQAEVAEREQNSLLSQGAVKALQLEAAPLSSPIIKTLAAEKYGEKVVYRPAGEDYLLVEYGPQRLDIALRFRVHALMLRLQGMAINGIEELTPGIRSLQIHYDNLQLPLADLLETLEQAEATLGDINQLTVPARVVHLPLSWDDEATRLAIQKYNDVVRKDAPWCPDNIEFIRRINGLDSIEQVKEIVFNANYLVMGLGDVYLGAPVATPIDPRHRLVTTKYNPARTWTPENAVGIGGAYLCVYGMEGPGGYQFVGRTLQMWNRYRQTEEFSKPWLLRFFDQIKFYPVSADELKQIRKDFPRGDYPLKIENTEFSLHGYQQLLEQQQDSIQQFKQVQQQAFEAERQRWEETGQAHFASEVVEQTQHQENQLTDNQVAIDSHVAGNLWQVMVEPGQQVKSGQVVAVLEAMKMELEVLAPQSGTITQLNLSQGSQVQAGQRLMVMEAL; from the coding sequence ATGTTCGAAAAAGTATTGATAGCCAACCGTGGCGCGATTGCTTGTCGGATCATTCGAACCCTTAATAAAATGGGTATCGCCAGCGTTGCTATATACAGTGAAGCAGACGCAGACAGCTTACATATCAGCCAAGCAACCGAGGCCTATAGCCTAGGTGAAGGTGGCGCCAGTCAAACCTATTTAGACACCGACAAAATCTTTGATATCGCTAAACGTAGTGGTGCTCAAGCTATTCATCCGGGCTACGGCTTTTTAAGTGAAAACCAGCAATTTGTGCAGCAATGTGAGCAGCACGGTTTAGTATTTTTAGGCCCCACCGCCGAGCAAATGAACGCCTTTGGGCTGAAACACCGGGCGCGTGAGTTAGCCGAGCAGGCGCAAGTGCCTCTGCTACCAGGCAGTGGATTATTAGATAATAGCCAGCAAGCCTTAGAAGAAGCCGAAGGTTTGGGCTATCCGGTGATGTTAAAAAGTACCGCTGGCGGCGGCGGGATCGGCATGCAGCGCTGCGATAACCCAGAGCAGCTAAGCCAAGCGTTTGATAGCGTGAAGCGACTTAGCGAAAACAACTTTAGTAATGCCGGCTTATTTCTTGAAAAGTTTATTACTCAGGCTCGCCATATCGAAGTACAAGTATTTGGCAACGGCGAGGGAGAGATCATTACCCTTGGCGAGCGAGATTGTTCAGCGCAACGTCGCAACCAGAAGGTGATAGAAGAAACCCCAGCACCTAATCTTAGTGCTGCTTTACGTAGCCAAATACAACAAACGGCCAAGCAGTTAACCAGCAGTATTCATTACCGCAGTGCTGGCACCGTAGAGTTTGTTTTTGACCAAAAAACACAATCGTTTTATTTTCTTGAAGTGAACACTCGTCTACAGGTTGAGCACGGTGTGACTGAACTGATATATGGTGTCGATTTAGTCGAGTGGATGGTAGAGCTAGGCTACGCTCAATTTACCCAGCAAAGTGTTAGCTTAGACCAGCGAGCAGCTAATCTCAGCCCCAAAGGGCACGCTATTCAAGTGCGTTTATATGCCGAAGACCCTAACAAAGATTTTCAACCTAACGCGGGTTTACTTAGCCATGTAGCTTGGCCAAACCCTGCGCACTTGCTTAACAGTGACTTTCAGCAGTTACGGATTGACCATTGGATAGAAAGTGGCGTTGAAATATCGCCATTTTTTGACCCAATGTTAGCCAAGTTGCAGTTTTTAGCCGAAGATCGTGACACCGCCATTAGTGGTTTGTTAGCCAGTTTAGAGGCCAGCGAAGTCTATGGCATCGAGCATAACCTTGCTTATTTAAAGCAGCTGTTGACCCTGCCAAGTCTGATTAGCGGTGAGCTGCTTACCAGCAGCCTTAATCAGTTTTCTTATCAAGCCGCGAGCGTGGATGTGCTGGCTCCCGGTACTCAAACGACTATTCAAGATTACCCCGCCCGAATGGGCTATTGGGATATTGGCGTGCCCCCATCTGGGCCAATGGATGCGCTTAGCTTTCAATTAGTTAATCAGTTATTAGGCAATAAAGCACAGGCCGCCGGTTTAGAAATTACCTTGCAAGGGCCCAGTTTGCGTTTCAACCAAACTTGCTTAATTGCCGTTGGCGGTGCCGATATCGAGATCTTTGTTGATAATACCGCCAAAGAGATGTGGCAAGTGATTAAAGTGGACGCCGGCCAAACAGTACGTTTAGGTAAAGTGCTAGATCATGGCGCTCGTGCTTATATGGCGGTAAGTGGTGGCATTCAATGTCCTGATTATTTGGGCAGTAAATCCACCTTCACCCTGGGTCAATTTGGTGGGCACGCTGGCAGAGCACTGCGCAGCGGTGATGTATTGCAACTGGATCCGCTTGCTGCTTACACGCCTACCGACGAGTTTATTGTTGGCCGCGCGTTAACCACTACACCTGTCATCAATAAAGACTGGACTATTCATGTTATTTACGGCCCACACGGTGCCCCTGACTTTTTTACTGATGACGACATTCAACAGTTTTTTTCGGCAAATTGGCAAGTGCATTTCAACTCTAGCCGCACCGGGGTAAGGTTAATTGGCCCTAAACCCGATTGGGCCCGAACCGACGGCGGCGAAGCCGGTTTGCATCCCTCGAATATTCATGACAATGCCTATGCGGTTGGCACCATTGATTTTACCGGTGACATGCCAGTGATTTTAGGGCCAGACGGACCCAGCCTAGGCGGCTTTGTTTGCCCAGCTACCATCATTAAAGCTGACCTGTGGAAAATGGGGCAATTAAAAGCGGGTGACAGCATTCGCTTTGTGCCTGTTAGCATTGCCCAAGCTGAGGTAGCCGAACGCGAACAAAATAGCCTGTTATCTCAAGGGGCGGTAAAAGCCCTACAATTAGAAGCGGCGCCGTTATCTAGCCCAATCATTAAAACCTTAGCGGCCGAAAAATATGGTGAAAAAGTAGTTTACCGGCCGGCAGGTGAAGATTACCTGTTGGTAGAATATGGCCCACAACGATTAGACATAGCGCTACGTTTTCGGGTGCATGCGCTAATGCTTCGCTTACAAGGCATGGCGATAAATGGCATTGAAGAGCTCACCCCTGGTATTCGCTCCTTGCAAATTCACTACGATAATTTGCAACTGCCATTGGCAGACCTGCTTGAGACTCTTGAGCAAGCCGAAGCAACACTAGGCGATATTAACCAACTCACTGTGCCAGCAAGGGTGGTGCATTTACCCTTGTCTTGGGATGACGAAGCTACCCGCCTAGCCATTCAAAAGTACAACGATGTGGTTCGTAAAGATGCCCCTTGGTGTCCCGATAACATTGAGTTTATTCGTCGAATTAACGGCTTAGATTCGATCGAGCAAGTTAAAGAGATAGTCTTTAATGCCAATTACTTGGTCATGGGCTTGGGGGATGTTTACTTGGGAGCGCCAGTGGCTACACCCATTGACCCACGCCATCGCTTAGTGACCACTAAGTACAATCCGGCACGAACTTGGACCCCCGAAAATGCAGTGGGCATTGGTGGTGCTTATCTATGCGTTTACGGTATGGAAGGCCCAGGCGGGTATCAATTTGTGGGTCGCACCTTGCAAATGTGGAATCGCTACCGACAAACCGAAGAATTTAGCAAACCTTGGTTATTACGCTTTTTTGACCAGATAAAATTTTACCCCGTCAGCGCAGATGAATTAAAACAAATTCGCAAAGACTTCCCGCGTGGTGATTACCCCTTAAAAATTGAAAACACCGAATTTAGTCTACATGGTTACCAGCAACTACTTGAGCAGCAACAAGACAGCATTCAGCAGTTTAAACAAGTGCAGCAACAGGCCTTTGAAGCCGAGCGTCAACGTTGGGAAGAAACCGGCCAAGCGCACTTTGCCAGTGAAGTGGTCGAGCAAACGCAACACCAAGAAAACCAGCTAACAGACAACCAAGTGGCTATCGATAGCCATGTAGCCGGTAATCTTTGGCAAGTGATGGTAGAGCCCGGCCAGCAAGTAAAAAGTGGCCAAGTAGTCGCGGTATTAGAAGCAATGAAAATGGAACTAGAGGTATTGGCGCCGCAGAGTGGCACCATAACCCAACTTAACTTAAGCCAAGGCTCGCAGGTTCAAGCTGGGCAACGTTTAATGGTCATGGAGGCTTTATAA